The following are encoded in a window of Halorarum salinum genomic DNA:
- a CDS encoding VOC family protein has protein sequence MSETDTSRARLVGINHVALEVADLEEALDFYGALFEFDLRGRIGSAAFLDVGDQFLALVEADQSAGGEAAEATDDHRHFGLVVDDAAAVEGALAERGVEPLGTTGLDFHDPWGNRIQIVEYGEIQFTKAEHVLRGMGLPGLGKSESALTELRGKGMGPE, from the coding sequence ATGTCAGAGACCGACACGTCCCGCGCACGGCTCGTCGGCATCAATCACGTCGCGCTCGAGGTCGCCGACCTCGAGGAGGCGCTCGACTTCTACGGCGCGCTCTTCGAGTTCGACCTCCGCGGACGGATCGGGTCGGCCGCGTTCCTCGACGTGGGAGACCAGTTCCTCGCGCTCGTGGAGGCGGACCAGTCAGCCGGCGGGGAGGCGGCGGAGGCGACGGACGACCACCGCCACTTCGGACTCGTCGTCGACGACGCGGCCGCGGTGGAGGGGGCGCTCGCCGAACGCGGCGTCGAGCCGCTGGGGACGACGGGGCTCGACTTCCACGACCCGTGGGGCAACCGGATCCAGATCGTCGAGTACGGCGAGATCCAGTTCACGAAGGCGGAGCACGTCCTCCGGGGGATGGGCCTCCCGGGCCTCGGGAAGTCCGAGTCCGCGCTGACGGAGCTCCGCGGGAAGGGGATGGGCCCCGAGTAG
- a CDS encoding DUF6069 family protein: MRSLPVRGALAVVLSLAVNGLVVWAVTATGAVRPFEPLNYQPVFLLTAAGAAGATLAYALVRRVSDRPRRTFAVVVVVALLLSFVPDVAWLPGDPGATTAGIAVLMLMHVTTAAICFVVLTR, translated from the coding sequence ATGCGCTCACTGCCAGTCCGCGGCGCGCTCGCCGTCGTCCTCTCGCTGGCCGTCAACGGCCTGGTCGTGTGGGCCGTCACCGCGACCGGCGCGGTCCGGCCGTTCGAGCCGCTGAACTACCAACCGGTGTTCCTCCTCACGGCGGCCGGCGCGGCCGGCGCGACGCTCGCGTACGCGCTCGTCCGCCGGGTGAGCGACCGACCGCGGCGCACCTTCGCCGTCGTCGTGGTGGTCGCGCTGCTCCTGTCGTTCGTCCCCGACGTGGCGTGGCTCCCCGGCGACCCCGGGGCGACGACCGCCGGCATCGCCGTCCTGATGCTCATGCACGTCACCACGGCGGCGATCTGTTTCGTCGTGCTCACGCGATGA
- a CDS encoding alpha/beta fold hydrolase: MRDGRRVPGRPVLSRHPTRSDGPVGTAADGKFRVTTTWGASRPPTARSTASRTIYLCRSFTGRSYALSSRTRDGHGRSDTAGPKEGDWNRHVSRRDRDRVRTDGKRAAARARLRQRRRSRLLGGGRGSARARGPPRVYAVERRGRGESGDSAGYELEREAEDVAAVVGAIGEPATLLGHSGGALYALEAALRTDDLRALVPYEPPIQVGGNELDVAEEVAEMRTLVDRGESERAFVSFQRDVVGLPDDEIDALRSAPIWGKMVDAARTLPRELRAIAEYRFEPARFADVTVPTPLLSGGESPPFFGDATEALPDGRVVTFEGEGHMAVHTASDRFVDEVLGFVRDTN; encoded by the coding sequence CTGCGCGATGGGCGTCGGGTTCCTGGTCGGCCTGTTCTGAGCCGTCACCCGACCCGATCCGACGGTCCCGTCGGAACGGCGGCCGACGGGAAGTTTCGGGTAACGACGACGTGGGGCGCGTCTCGTCCGCCGACCGCCCGCAGCACGGCGAGTCGCACGATCTACCTGTGCCGCTCTTTCACGGGGCGAAGCTATGCGCTCTCGTCCCGTACTCGGGATGGTCACGGTCGAAGCGACACCGCCGGACCGAAGGAGGGAGACTGGAACCGCCACGTCAGCCGACGGGACCGAGATCGCGTTCGAACGGACGGGAAGCGGGCCGCCGCTCGTGCTCGTCTACGGCAACGGAGACGTTCGCGACTTCTGGGAGGAGGGCGGGGTTCGGCCCGCGCTCGCGGACCACCACGGGTCTACGCCGTCGAGCGTCGCGGTCGCGGCGAGAGCGGCGACTCCGCCGGGTACGAACTCGAGCGGGAGGCCGAGGACGTCGCGGCGGTCGTCGGGGCGATCGGCGAACCGGCGACGCTGCTCGGCCACTCCGGCGGCGCCCTGTACGCGCTAGAGGCCGCCCTTCGGACCGACGATCTCCGCGCGCTCGTCCCGTACGAACCGCCGATACAGGTCGGCGGAAACGAACTCGACGTCGCCGAGGAGGTGGCCGAGATGCGGACCCTCGTCGACCGCGGCGAGAGCGAGCGGGCGTTCGTATCGTTTCAGCGTGACGTCGTCGGCCTCCCGGACGACGAGATCGACGCGCTTCGTTCGGCACCGATCTGGGGGAAGATGGTCGACGCGGCCCGTACGCTCCCCCGCGAGTTGCGGGCGATCGCCGAGTACCGGTTCGAACCCGCCCGGTTCGCGGACGTGACCGTGCCGACCCCGTTGCTGTCCGGCGGCGAGAGCCCGCCGTTCTTCGGGGACGCGACGGAAGCGCTCCCCGACGGCCGGGTCGTCACCTTCGAGGGAGAGGGCCACATGGCGGTGCACACCGCGTCGGACCGGTTCGTCGACGAGGTGCTCGGGTTCGTCCGGGACACGAACTGA
- a CDS encoding CopG family ribbon-helix-helix protein, with translation MRTSLNVPDGALAEFDAVAEAEGFESRSRAVREAMAEYVERHSRLEEATGEVAAVIAFDYVHDEVIRELHDVQHEYGDVITTTSHVHQEGWCLETVFCRGDVGRVRELVYRLRDFDAVRRVRVLSLVDGDDR, from the coding sequence ATGCGGACCAGCCTGAACGTCCCCGACGGGGCGCTCGCGGAGTTCGACGCGGTGGCGGAGGCCGAGGGGTTCGAGTCGCGCTCGCGTGCGGTCAGGGAGGCGATGGCCGAGTACGTCGAGCGGCACAGCCGGCTGGAGGAGGCGACCGGCGAGGTCGCCGCCGTCATCGCGTTCGACTACGTCCACGACGAGGTCATCCGGGAGCTCCACGACGTCCAGCACGAGTACGGGGACGTCATCACCACGACCTCCCACGTCCACCAGGAGGGGTGGTGCCTCGAGACCGTGTTCTGCCGGGGGGACGTGGGACGCGTCCGGGAACTCGTGTACCGCCTGCGCGACTTCGACGCCGTGCGTCGCGTCCGCGTCCTCTCGCTCGTCGACGGGGACGACCGGTGA
- a CDS encoding ferredoxin--NADP reductase: MVTTSVRSVHRVTPNVKQFRLRAPGHTFEYEPGQHTTVRFERDGEEVERPYTPTSRPGTDEVTLAIKRYDDGTASVWMHERSEGDEVELGDLHGDLHLRNPDRDVAFLAAGTGITPTMAMLKDYVDRGEGDARFYFGETDREHLIYRETLDQFDADYGNVDVTYVLSREDWDGPTGHVQEHVVGDLGDDLDPEGTDFYVCGVPEMVVETTEDLADAGVPDDDVYTEGWEGDEVAEE, translated from the coding sequence ATGGTCACGACGAGCGTCCGGTCGGTCCACCGCGTGACCCCGAACGTCAAACAGTTCCGCCTCCGCGCGCCCGGCCACACCTTCGAGTACGAACCCGGACAGCACACGACCGTCCGGTTCGAGCGGGACGGCGAGGAGGTCGAGCGGCCGTACACCCCGACGAGCCGCCCCGGAACCGACGAGGTGACGCTGGCCATCAAGCGGTACGACGACGGCACGGCGTCGGTCTGGATGCACGAGCGGTCGGAGGGCGACGAGGTGGAACTGGGCGACCTGCACGGCGACCTCCACCTCCGGAACCCCGACCGCGACGTCGCCTTCCTCGCCGCCGGGACCGGCATCACGCCGACGATGGCGATGCTGAAGGACTACGTCGACCGCGGGGAGGGCGACGCCCGCTTCTACTTCGGCGAGACCGACCGGGAGCACCTCATCTACCGGGAGACGCTCGATCAGTTCGACGCCGACTATGGGAACGTGGACGTGACCTACGTGCTCTCCCGCGAGGACTGGGACGGCCCGACGGGGCACGTGCAGGAGCACGTCGTCGGGGACCTCGGCGACGACCTGGACCCCGAGGGGACGGACTTCTACGTCTGCGGCGTTCCGGAGATGGTGGTCGAGACGACCGAGGACCTCGCGGACGCCGGCGTCCCGGATGACGACGTCTACACGGAGGGCTGGGAGGGCGACGAGGTCGCGGAGGAGTGA
- a CDS encoding zinc ribbon domain-containing protein, with amino-acid sequence MATEPSTHDDGCPKCGHTDAEVGKMSTTGGGLSKMFDIQTNKFRVVSCTNCGYSELYRDTGSAGSDIVDVFFG; translated from the coding sequence ATGGCGACGGAGCCCTCCACTCACGACGACGGCTGCCCGAAGTGTGGACACACGGACGCCGAGGTCGGGAAGATGTCCACCACGGGCGGCGGGCTGTCGAAGATGTTCGACATTCAGACGAACAAATTCAGGGTCGTCTCCTGCACGAACTGCGGCTACTCGGAGCTGTACCGCGACACCGGCTCCGCCGGGAGCGACATCGTGGACGTGTTCTTCGGGTAG
- a CDS encoding DHH family phosphoesterase, producing MMRRLVLGCGAVGHDVVASLSTRPGELHVVTDDSGRATALREENVSAVEADPTDPSTYPDRTDMVVVAGERAAPNRAATRNARERFPGAFVLAYAGDDANEADLEALSGVADRVVDPVGVTAERVLDAVRDEPAERMWKLLRALRGVEGTLAVVAHDNPDPDAIASAVALVRLAEFVGTDAEACYYGDISHQENRALVNLLELEMRNLDPETDPRDEYDAFALVDHSRPGVNDGLPEDVRPTIVIDHHPPRLPVEAEFIDVRSDVGATSTLLAEYLERFGLDPGERVATALLYGIRIDTKDFTRETSDADFDAATFLLPHADSASLARVESPSKSSEVLDTIGRAIRNRRRRGETVASFVGELSDRDALAQAAEQLLEMEGVTTTLVYGFSEGTVYVSGRARGADVDLGETLRDALGQIGSAGGHADMAGAQVPLGILGAVEEGESESVAEIVEEFIAGRFFETLADAPSAPTHEPDREVPFPDEDDD from the coding sequence GTGATGCGTCGGCTGGTCCTCGGCTGCGGGGCGGTCGGACACGACGTCGTCGCGTCGCTCTCGACCCGCCCCGGCGAGCTCCACGTCGTGACCGACGACAGCGGGCGAGCGACGGCGCTCCGCGAGGAGAACGTGAGCGCCGTCGAGGCCGACCCGACCGACCCCTCGACGTACCCGGACCGGACGGACATGGTCGTCGTCGCCGGCGAGCGCGCCGCCCCGAACCGCGCCGCGACGAGGAACGCCCGGGAACGGTTCCCCGGGGCGTTCGTCCTCGCGTACGCCGGCGACGACGCCAACGAGGCGGATCTGGAGGCGCTCTCGGGGGTCGCGGACCGCGTCGTCGACCCCGTCGGCGTGACAGCCGAACGCGTGCTCGACGCGGTCCGTGACGAACCGGCCGAGCGGATGTGGAAGCTGCTCCGCGCGCTCCGCGGCGTGGAGGGGACGCTCGCGGTCGTCGCCCACGACAACCCGGACCCGGACGCGATCGCGTCGGCGGTCGCGCTGGTCAGGCTCGCGGAGTTCGTCGGGACCGACGCCGAGGCGTGCTACTACGGCGACATCTCCCACCAGGAGAACCGCGCGCTCGTCAACCTCCTCGAACTGGAGATGCGGAACCTCGACCCCGAGACGGACCCGCGGGACGAGTACGACGCGTTCGCGCTCGTGGACCACTCCCGCCCCGGCGTGAACGACGGCCTCCCCGAGGACGTCCGCCCGACGATCGTGATCGACCACCACCCGCCGCGGCTCCCGGTGGAGGCGGAGTTCATCGACGTCCGTTCGGACGTGGGCGCCACGTCGACGCTGCTCGCCGAGTACCTCGAACGGTTCGGGCTCGACCCCGGCGAGCGGGTCGCCACCGCGTTGCTGTACGGGATCCGCATCGACACGAAGGACTTCACCCGCGAGACGTCGGACGCGGACTTCGACGCGGCGACGTTCCTCCTCCCCCACGCGGACTCGGCCTCGCTCGCGCGCGTCGAGTCCCCGAGCAAGAGTTCGGAGGTGCTCGACACGATCGGCCGCGCCATCCGGAACCGCAGGAGGCGCGGCGAGACGGTCGCCTCCTTCGTGGGGGAGCTCTCGGACCGGGACGCGCTCGCGCAGGCGGCCGAGCAGCTCCTCGAAATGGAGGGGGTGACGACGACGCTCGTCTACGGCTTCTCCGAGGGGACGGTGTACGTCTCCGGCCGGGCCCGCGGGGCCGACGTCGACCTCGGCGAGACGCTTCGGGACGCGCTCGGCCAGATCGGGAGCGCGGGGGGACACGCCGACATGGCCGGCGCACAGGTCCCGCTCGGCATCCTCGGGGCGGTCGAGGAGGGCGAGTCGGAGTCGGTGGCCGAGATCGTCGAGGAGTTCATCGCCGGCCGGTTCTTCGAGACGCTCGCGGACGCCCCCTCGGCGCCGACACACGAACCGGACCGCGAGGTCCCGTTCCCCGACGAGGACGACGACTGA
- a CDS encoding CBS domain-containing protein: MRRAKVKEYMTRDVATVSPDETVGEVSKLVVESDGHNGFPVTDGRTVVGFVSARDLLRADPDAPLFTVMTDDIIVAHPDMNVTDAARVILRSGIQKLPVVDDAGNLVGIISNTDVVRSQIERATPEKVGKLMRTLEEIHDVTLTEERRTVALADLVPTQARVYADELEGRHYELKRGLAEPLVVIDNGGTLVLADGHHRVMAAARADVDEMDAYVIVLGEPVDLGMQKTARKEGLESIDDIEVVDYARHPLVETTKRFQN, translated from the coding sequence ATGCGCCGCGCCAAGGTCAAGGAGTACATGACCCGCGACGTGGCGACGGTGTCTCCCGACGAGACGGTCGGGGAGGTCTCGAAACTCGTCGTCGAGAGCGACGGCCACAACGGCTTCCCGGTCACGGACGGCCGGACGGTCGTCGGCTTCGTCAGCGCGCGGGACCTGCTGCGCGCGGACCCCGACGCCCCGCTTTTCACCGTGATGACCGACGACATCATCGTCGCCCACCCCGACATGAACGTCACCGACGCCGCGCGGGTGATCCTCCGGTCGGGCATCCAGAAGCTCCCGGTCGTCGACGACGCGGGCAACCTCGTGGGCATCATCTCGAACACGGACGTGGTGCGGAGCCAGATCGAGCGCGCGACCCCCGAGAAGGTCGGGAAGCTGATGCGGACGCTGGAGGAGATCCACGACGTGACGCTGACCGAGGAACGGCGGACGGTGGCGCTCGCGGACCTCGTCCCGACGCAGGCGCGGGTGTACGCCGACGAACTGGAGGGGCGCCACTACGAGCTGAAACGCGGACTGGCCGAGCCCCTCGTCGTCATCGACAACGGCGGGACCCTCGTCCTCGCCGACGGTCACCACCGGGTGATGGCCGCCGCCCGCGCCGACGTCGACGAGATGGACGCGTACGTCATCGTCCTCGGGGAGCCGGTCGACCTGGGTATGCAGAAGACGGCGCGCAAGGAGGGGCTGGAGTCGATCGACGACATCGAAGTGGTCGACTACGCCCGCCACCCGCTGGTGGAGACGACGAAACGGTTCCAGAACTGA
- a CDS encoding DUF7543 family protein: MSWQPVETDGPYDEHERADGLATVRVRERSDGGSVVRLDVLEQAPEGPSYRREACEDREAAELLAAEWMDEFDVE; the protein is encoded by the coding sequence GTGAGCTGGCAACCCGTCGAAACCGACGGTCCGTACGACGAGCACGAGCGCGCGGACGGCCTCGCCACCGTCAGGGTTCGTGAGCGGTCCGACGGCGGCAGCGTCGTCCGACTCGACGTCCTGGAACAGGCGCCGGAGGGACCGTCCTACCGGCGGGAGGCGTGTGAGGACCGCGAGGCAGCCGAATTGCTCGCGGCGGAGTGGATGGACGAGTTCGACGTCGAGTGA
- a CDS encoding S8 family peptidase — protein MSHQSRRTFLKCSGAALGGLFAGSTVVAAERTDRFIVRTSGTEVPSDLPVVHELPGLAYAVVGASESPVDASPSVEAYAPDVEVSLAEPEVNDAAPTAGETGADDELYPLQWDKQFLDVPSAHETTRGEGTRVAVIDSGVAAGHPDLDVNEDLSRNFTGDGFGAGIPAGGYHGTHVGGIIGASDDGFGVVGTAPATELVDCRVFSPGVLASFADIIAAMVYSASIGADAANLSIGAYPVARRAQGAFYGKVLNRAMTYVNGEGTLLCVSAGNDAADLQHDGSFISLPNEGAQACSVSATGLVGFGWDAGDAAEPPESPAYYTNYGTNAVTVAAPGGDADSTAIGTGVPWYLDLVVSTVAEPEFRYEDVDGDGEEEPVEYLGASYDHGWAAGTSMAAPQVAGAAALVKSVNPDFDANRIESVLKRTASVPDGYDGAYYGAGVVDPVAALEE, from the coding sequence GTGTCACACCAGTCGCGGCGAACGTTCCTGAAGTGTAGCGGCGCAGCCCTCGGCGGCCTGTTCGCGGGAAGCACGGTCGTCGCGGCCGAGCGAACCGACCGGTTCATCGTGCGGACGAGCGGGACGGAGGTCCCGAGCGACCTGCCGGTGGTTCACGAGCTCCCCGGACTGGCGTACGCGGTCGTGGGGGCGAGCGAGTCGCCGGTCGACGCCTCCCCCTCGGTGGAAGCGTACGCGCCGGACGTGGAGGTGTCGCTCGCGGAACCGGAAGTGAACGACGCGGCGCCGACTGCCGGGGAGACCGGCGCGGACGACGAACTCTATCCGCTCCAGTGGGACAAGCAGTTCCTGGACGTTCCGTCGGCGCACGAGACGACGCGGGGGGAGGGGACGCGGGTCGCCGTCATCGACAGCGGCGTCGCGGCCGGCCACCCGGACCTCGACGTGAACGAGGACCTATCGCGGAACTTCACCGGCGACGGCTTCGGCGCGGGGATACCCGCCGGCGGCTACCACGGCACCCACGTCGGCGGGATCATCGGCGCGAGCGACGACGGGTTCGGCGTCGTCGGAACCGCGCCCGCGACGGAGCTCGTGGACTGCCGGGTGTTCTCCCCCGGCGTGCTCGCCTCGTTCGCGGACATCATCGCCGCGATGGTGTACAGCGCGTCCATCGGCGCGGACGCGGCGAACCTCTCGATCGGCGCCTATCCGGTCGCCCGGCGGGCCCAGGGCGCCTTCTACGGGAAGGTGCTCAACCGCGCGATGACGTACGTCAACGGGGAAGGGACGCTGCTCTGCGTCTCGGCGGGGAACGACGCCGCCGACCTCCAGCACGACGGGAGCTTCATCAGCCTCCCGAACGAGGGCGCACAGGCGTGCAGCGTCTCGGCGACGGGTCTGGTCGGGTTCGGGTGGGACGCCGGCGACGCGGCGGAGCCACCCGAGAGCCCGGCGTACTACACGAACTACGGGACGAACGCCGTCACCGTCGCCGCACCCGGCGGCGACGCCGATTCCACCGCCATCGGCACCGGCGTCCCGTGGTACCTCGATCTCGTGGTGAGCACGGTCGCGGAGCCCGAGTTCCGTTACGAGGACGTCGACGGCGACGGGGAGGAGGAGCCGGTCGAGTATCTCGGCGCGAGCTACGACCACGGATGGGCCGCCGGAACCTCGATGGCCGCCCCGCAGGTCGCCGGCGCCGCCGCGCTCGTGAAGTCGGTCAACCCGGACTTCGACGCGAACCGGATCGAGTCCGTCCTGAAGCGGACGGCCTCCGTGCCGGACGGGTACGACGGGGCCTACTACGGCGCCGGCGTCGTCGACCCCGTTGCCGCGCTCGAGGAGTAA
- a CDS encoding aldo/keto reductase, with protein sequence MEYTTLGDTGMKVSRICLGCMSFGDSNWRDWVLDEEEGIELVERAIDLGVNFFDTANMYSAGESERVLGDALDGYDRDWTVVATKGYHPMREDDPNSGGLSRKAIEQELDNSLDRLGMETVDLYQTHRWDDDTPIDVTLRALDDAVRRNEVRYIGASSMWARQFAEALHASDRLGLDRFATMQNHYNLLYREEEREMLPLCETENVGVVPWSPLARGYLARPHEEAESTTRGESDSHARRHPYLEGGGREVNERVGELAAEKGVKMAQIGLAWLFSKDVVDAPIVGTTSVEHLEDAVEALDVKLSASDVSYLEEPYEPVRVSGHE encoded by the coding sequence ATGGAGTACACCACCCTCGGCGACACCGGGATGAAGGTCAGCCGGATCTGTCTCGGCTGCATGAGCTTCGGCGACTCGAACTGGCGCGACTGGGTGCTCGACGAGGAGGAGGGAATCGAACTCGTCGAGCGGGCGATCGACCTCGGGGTCAACTTCTTCGACACGGCGAACATGTACTCGGCGGGCGAGTCCGAGCGCGTGCTCGGGGACGCGCTCGACGGGTACGACCGCGACTGGACCGTCGTCGCCACGAAGGGCTACCACCCGATGCGCGAGGACGACCCGAACTCGGGCGGGCTCTCGCGGAAGGCCATCGAACAGGAACTCGACAACTCGCTCGACCGCCTCGGGATGGAGACGGTCGACCTCTACCAGACCCACCGCTGGGACGACGATACCCCGATCGATGTAACCCTCCGGGCACTCGACGATGCCGTTCGGCGGAACGAGGTGCGGTATATCGGCGCGAGTTCGATGTGGGCCCGCCAGTTCGCCGAGGCGCTCCACGCGAGCGACCGCCTGGGGCTGGACCGCTTCGCGACGATGCAGAACCACTACAACCTCCTCTACCGGGAGGAGGAGCGGGAGATGCTCCCCCTCTGTGAGACGGAGAACGTCGGCGTCGTCCCGTGGTCGCCGCTCGCCCGGGGCTACCTCGCGCGCCCGCACGAGGAGGCGGAGTCGACGACCCGCGGGGAGTCGGACTCGCACGCGCGGCGGCACCCGTACCTGGAGGGCGGCGGCCGCGAGGTGAACGAGCGCGTCGGGGAACTCGCCGCCGAGAAGGGCGTGAAGATGGCCCAGATCGGCCTCGCGTGGCTGTTCTCGAAGGACGTTGTCGACGCGCCCATCGTCGGCACCACCAGCGTCGAGCACCTGGAGGACGCCGTCGAGGCGCTCGACGTGAAGCTCTCCGCGAGCGACGTCTCCTACCTGGAGGAGCCGTACGAACCCGTCCGCGTGTCTGGCCACGAGTGA
- a CDS encoding CDGSH iron-sulfur domain-containing protein: protein MREVTHEATGPVRLDESDVDPEYGDVAVCMCGLSDERPFCDGSHRVTEDEEEGVRYRYEDGDRKEIEEIRVRD, encoded by the coding sequence ATGCGCGAGGTAACCCACGAGGCGACCGGGCCAGTGAGGCTCGACGAGTCCGACGTCGACCCCGAGTACGGCGACGTCGCCGTCTGCATGTGCGGCTTGAGCGACGAGCGGCCGTTCTGTGACGGCTCACACCGCGTCACCGAGGACGAGGAGGAGGGCGTGCGCTACCGGTACGAGGACGGCGACAGGAAGGAGATCGAGGAGATCCGCGTCCGGGACTAG
- a CDS encoding cytochrome c oxidase subunit 3 — translation MATETEDAHDDGHHLPAVEDWPRGFGEASWWPFVTAVGGAGIYVGAALFLMGNAGIVPSIAGPAAFVGSVGLFLVGLYGWLYHAFVVHFWERGADEHSASKLRWGMVAFLGTEIATFSAGFVYFFFIRSGAGWADVSPPHLLGSLIIANTSILLLSSVTLHFAHDAIREGKRGRFLGLLALTLLLGIVFIGGQAYEYYEFIVHENFTLTTGIFGSAFYGLTGLHGLHVSMGAVLLAIVFARALMGQYSAERHVSVTTVSMYWHFVDAVWVLLVVVLYVGAEVGGAVA, via the coding sequence ATGGCTACGGAAACGGAAGACGCCCACGACGACGGGCACCACCTCCCGGCGGTCGAGGACTGGCCGCGCGGCTTCGGGGAGGCGTCCTGGTGGCCGTTCGTCACCGCCGTCGGGGGGGCCGGCATCTACGTCGGCGCCGCACTGTTCCTGATGGGGAACGCCGGCATCGTCCCGTCGATCGCCGGGCCGGCGGCGTTCGTCGGAAGCGTCGGGCTGTTCCTCGTCGGGCTGTACGGCTGGCTCTACCACGCGTTCGTCGTCCACTTCTGGGAACGGGGCGCCGACGAGCACAGCGCCTCGAAGCTCCGGTGGGGGATGGTCGCGTTCCTCGGCACGGAGATCGCCACGTTCAGCGCCGGCTTCGTGTACTTCTTCTTCATCCGGAGCGGGGCCGGGTGGGCCGACGTGAGTCCGCCGCACCTGCTCGGGTCGCTCATCATCGCCAACACGAGCATCCTGCTGCTCTCGTCGGTGACGCTCCACTTCGCGCACGATGCCATCCGCGAGGGCAAGCGCGGCCGGTTCCTCGGCCTCCTCGCGCTCACGCTCCTGCTCGGGATCGTCTTCATCGGCGGGCAGGCGTACGAGTACTACGAGTTCATCGTCCACGAGAACTTCACGCTGACCACCGGCATCTTCGGCTCGGCCTTCTACGGGCTGACGGGCCTGCACGGCCTGCACGTCTCGATGGGCGCTGTGTTGCTCGCCATCGTGTTCGCCCGCGCGCTGATGGGTCAGTACTCGGCGGAACGGCACGTCTCCGTGACGACCGTCTCGATGTACTGGCACTTCGTCGACGCCGTCTGGGTGCTCCTCGTCGTCGTGCTGTACGTCGGCGCCGAGGTCGGCGGCGCCGTCGCCTAG
- a CDS encoding DUF7563 family protein, which produces MPECSNCESFVTERYVRVFAPEGMSEVRVCPSCEDLIRDGAGVREARSKRA; this is translated from the coding sequence ATGCCGGAGTGCTCGAACTGCGAGTCGTTCGTCACCGAGCGGTACGTCCGGGTGTTCGCCCCGGAGGGGATGTCGGAGGTCCGGGTCTGCCCGTCGTGTGAGGACCTTATCCGGGACGGCGCCGGCGTCCGGGAGGCGCGCTCGAAACGGGCGTAG
- a CDS encoding DUF488 family protein, N3 subclade, protein MALHDTYVAALRHDLVDLPEGTRLVGVVRRQTRWFAGAVDENRPELGPPEGLLDDVKRAEEDLKIAGFCEEEAHNAAWDRADFADRYRDHLADSAEATAAVDGLRNALEDGEDVALVCYENTGKKRCHRTLLREELERSDRP, encoded by the coding sequence GTGGCGCTCCACGACACGTACGTCGCCGCGCTCCGGCACGACCTCGTCGACCTGCCGGAGGGGACCCGGCTGGTCGGAGTCGTCCGCCGGCAGACCCGGTGGTTCGCCGGCGCCGTCGACGAGAACCGGCCCGAACTCGGCCCGCCCGAGGGCCTGCTTGACGACGTGAAGCGGGCCGAGGAGGACCTGAAGATCGCGGGCTTCTGCGAGGAGGAGGCCCACAACGCCGCGTGGGATCGGGCCGACTTCGCCGACCGCTACCGCGACCACCTCGCCGACTCCGCGGAGGCGACCGCGGCCGTCGACGGCCTCCGGAACGCGCTCGAGGACGGCGAGGACGTCGCGCTCGTCTGTTACGAGAACACGGGAAAGAAGCGGTGTCACCGCACGCTCCTCCGCGAGGAACTGGAGCGATCGGACCGGCCGTAG
- a CDS encoding DUF7410 domain-containing protein, translated as MTADTRSDAVREDDAGSDAPPGLDLDVPEGATVHECPRCGAPFARERHRDLHLGLAHAELTAEERDRYVAASEDERADLRSFQIRALGAIVLLYFGFLFTYAVAA; from the coding sequence ATGACCGCCGACACCCGCTCGGACGCGGTTCGGGAGGACGATGCGGGATCGGACGCGCCACCCGGCCTCGACCTCGACGTCCCGGAGGGCGCGACCGTCCACGAGTGTCCGCGCTGTGGCGCGCCGTTCGCCCGCGAGCGCCACCGCGACCTCCACCTCGGACTCGCGCACGCGGAGCTGACCGCCGAGGAGCGCGACCGGTACGTCGCGGCGAGCGAGGACGAACGGGCCGACCTCCGGAGTTTCCAGATCAGGGCGCTCGGCGCCATCGTGCTGCTCTACTTCGGCTTCCTGTTCACCTACGCGGTCGCCGCATGA